In bacterium, one DNA window encodes the following:
- a CDS encoding IS1 family transposase, whose protein sequence is MLTLPAPNATWQPPFCPNPNCRYHRDFAADWPWKRHGYYWRQLRPHRIQRFQCRACRRSFSTQTFSTGYWLKRPDVLPQLFMKTVGAMANRQIARELAVAPSTVDRQLERLGRHCLLLHQELLAQCRIEGPVAVDGFESFEYSQYFPFHHNLAVEVETSFGLGFTTSPLRRKGRMRPDQKRRRAELEAQLGRPDPKAIERGMGDLLQILAKCCARLQLRSDEHPAYPRALRGLGCSAVHRVTSSTERRDTHNPLFEVNLLDLLIRHSSANHRRETIAWSKRRNGSSLRLAILLVWRNLVKRRWEKGPPESPAMLKGLADHLYTATELLAARRFPSRIEIEPVWVRIYTGDERTPALSINRGHRLRYAT, encoded by the coding sequence ATGCTCACGCTACCTGCACCGAACGCCACCTGGCAGCCGCCCTTCTGCCCCAATCCCAACTGCCGCTATCACCGCGACTTCGCCGCCGACTGGCCCTGGAAACGCCACGGCTACTACTGGCGACAGCTCCGGCCTCACCGCATCCAGCGTTTCCAGTGCCGGGCCTGCCGCCGCAGCTTCAGTACACAGACCTTCAGCACTGGCTACTGGCTCAAGCGCCCGGACGTCCTGCCCCAGCTCTTCATGAAGACCGTCGGTGCCATGGCCAACCGCCAGATCGCCCGCGAGCTCGCCGTCGCCCCCAGCACCGTCGATCGCCAGCTCGAGCGTCTGGGACGCCACTGCCTGCTCCTCCACCAGGAGCTGCTCGCGCAGTGTCGGATCGAGGGCCCCGTCGCCGTCGACGGCTTCGAGTCCTTCGAGTACAGCCAGTACTTTCCCTTCCACCACAACCTGGCCGTCGAGGTCGAGACCAGCTTCGGCCTCGGCTTCACGACGAGTCCGCTGCGGCGTAAGGGCCGCATGCGACCCGACCAGAAGCGGCGACGCGCTGAACTCGAGGCCCAACTCGGGCGACCGGACCCGAAGGCCATCGAGCGCGGCATGGGCGACCTGCTGCAGATCCTGGCGAAGTGCTGCGCGCGGTTGCAGCTGCGCTCGGACGAGCATCCGGCCTACCCGCGCGCCTTGCGTGGGCTCGGCTGCTCGGCTGTTCATCGGGTGACCTCGTCGACCGAGCGCCGGGACACGCACAACCCCCTCTTCGAGGTCAACTTGCTGGACCTCTTGATCCGCCATAGCAGTGCGAACCACCGCCGGGAGACGATCGCCTGGTCGAAGCGGCGCAACGGTTCCTCGCTGCGGCTGGCGATCCTGCTCGTCTGGCGGAACCTGGTGAAGCGGCGCTGGGAGAAAGGCCCGCCGGAGAGCCCAGCGATGCTCAAGGGCCTGGCCGACCACCTCTATACGGCTACGGAGCTGCTCGCGGCCCGTCGGTTCCCGAGCCGCATCGAGATCGAGCCGGTTTGGGTTCGAATCTACACAGGCGACGAGAGGACGCCGGCCCTGAGCATCAACCGCGGGCATCGACTCAGGTACGCTACCTGA